One window of the Candidatus Eisenbacteria bacterium genome contains the following:
- a CDS encoding zf-TFIIB domain-containing protein: MGRLVACPSCHAQFDATGVRGESFLCHCGARVKSAAPVAVDAPVRRCSACGATLEAGAEKCGYCGSPVGAGAGRLVCPECFARNAGQARFCSACGVAFRPQPVLSQGDPVACPVCKTDLAMRSVAGLAVQECETCRGLWVPTANFDALVAQAREHQAPDATDGLHAAPIDRPRAANAVTYRPCPVCRQPMNRKNFARVSGVIVDWCRAHGTWLDANELEHIAAFVADGGMQRTAELEKAEERDRAAMELLKTMQAPPVGVAESDSFADLLTALLK; the protein is encoded by the coding sequence GTGGGTCGTCTCGTCGCCTGCCCGAGCTGCCACGCGCAGTTCGACGCGACGGGTGTCCGGGGCGAGTCATTTCTCTGTCACTGCGGCGCGCGGGTGAAGAGCGCGGCGCCCGTGGCGGTCGACGCGCCGGTGCGGCGGTGCAGCGCCTGCGGCGCCACCCTCGAGGCCGGCGCGGAGAAGTGCGGCTATTGCGGGTCGCCGGTCGGCGCGGGGGCCGGGCGGCTCGTCTGTCCCGAGTGCTTCGCGCGCAACGCCGGCCAGGCGCGTTTCTGCTCCGCTTGCGGCGTCGCCTTCCGCCCGCAGCCGGTGCTGAGCCAGGGCGATCCGGTCGCCTGCCCCGTCTGCAAGACCGATCTCGCCATGCGCAGCGTCGCGGGGCTCGCGGTGCAAGAGTGCGAGACGTGTCGCGGCCTCTGGGTGCCGACGGCGAACTTCGACGCGCTGGTCGCACAGGCGCGCGAGCACCAGGCCCCGGACGCGACCGACGGGCTCCACGCGGCGCCGATCGACAGGCCCCGGGCGGCGAACGCGGTCACGTATCGCCCCTGCCCCGTGTGCCGGCAGCCGATGAACCGCAAGAACTTCGCGCGCGTCTCGGGCGTCATCGTCGACTGGTGCCGCGCGCATGGCACCTGGCTCGATGCGAACGAGCTCGAGCACATCGCCGCCTTCGTCGCCGACGGCGGCATGCAGCGGACCGCCGAGCTGGAGAAGGCCGAGGAACGCGACCGCGCCGCGATGGAGCTGCTGAAGACGATGCAGGCGCCGCCCGTCGGCGTCGCCGAATCGGACTCGTTCGCCGACCTGCTGACCGCCTTGCTCAAGTGA
- the odhB gene encoding 2-oxoglutarate dehydrogenase complex dihydrolipoyllysine-residue succinyltransferase, which translates to MAFQVRIPSLGESVTEGTIVRWAKENGEAIAVDDVLLELETDKANMEIPSDHAGVVKILKPAGSTVQVGELVAEIEDGAAAKAIPPAAPAPAAAAPSPPSEARPASKPAPAPTPSTPPPAPGPAARHLLAEKGIDAAAIAGTGKRGQVTKADVLARAAAPAPAVAGAPGGRRPERLSGSEGGAPPVPPHPATAEPRSERVVPMTRIRKRIAERLVAAQHTAAILTTFNEIDMSAVMDLRARYKERFEKKHGIGLGFMSLFSVACIAALREIPAVNAEIRGDDVVYKDFVHLGVAVGTERGLVVPVVRNADLLSMAGLEREIARLAGLARDGKLLPDDLAGGTFTISNGGVYGSLLSTPILNPPQSGILGMHKIEKRAVVIADQVVVRPMMYVALSYDHRLVDGEQAVTFLVRVKERLEDPARLVLDV; encoded by the coding sequence ATGGCGTTCCAGGTACGGATTCCGAGCCTCGGCGAATCGGTCACCGAGGGCACGATCGTCCGGTGGGCGAAGGAGAACGGCGAGGCGATCGCGGTCGACGACGTCCTGCTCGAGCTCGAAACCGACAAGGCGAACATGGAGATCCCGTCCGACCACGCCGGCGTCGTGAAGATCCTGAAGCCCGCCGGCTCGACGGTCCAGGTCGGCGAGCTCGTCGCCGAAATCGAAGACGGCGCCGCCGCCAAAGCGATTCCACCAGCGGCGCCCGCACCTGCTGCTGCCGCCCCCTCGCCGCCGAGCGAAGCTCGGCCGGCGAGCAAACCGGCACCTGCTCCGACACCGAGCACACCACCACCAGCTCCAGGCCCAGCAGCTCGCCACCTCCTGGCCGAGAAGGGGATCGACGCCGCGGCGATCGCCGGCACCGGCAAGCGCGGCCAGGTGACGAAGGCCGACGTCCTCGCGCGCGCCGCCGCGCCGGCACCGGCGGTCGCGGGGGCACCGGGGGGGCGCCGCCCCGAGCGATTATCGGGGAGCGAAGGCGGCGCCCCCCCGGTGCCCCCGCACCCCGCCACGGCCGAACCGCGCTCCGAGCGCGTCGTCCCGATGACGCGCATCCGCAAGCGCATCGCCGAGCGCCTGGTCGCCGCCCAGCACACGGCGGCGATCCTCACGACCTTCAACGAGATCGACATGAGCGCCGTGATGGACCTCCGCGCCCGGTACAAGGAGCGCTTCGAGAAGAAGCACGGCATCGGGCTCGGCTTCATGTCGCTCTTCTCGGTCGCGTGCATCGCCGCGCTGCGCGAGATCCCCGCCGTCAACGCGGAGATTCGCGGCGACGACGTCGTCTACAAGGACTTCGTCCACCTCGGGGTCGCGGTCGGCACCGAGCGCGGGCTCGTCGTGCCGGTCGTGCGCAACGCCGACCTCCTGTCGATGGCCGGCCTCGAGCGCGAGATCGCGCGCCTGGCCGGCCTCGCGCGCGACGGCAAGCTCCTGCCCGACGACCTCGCGGGCGGCACGTTCACCATCTCGAACGGCGGCGTGTACGGCTCGCTCCTCTCGACGCCCATCCTGAACCCGCCGCAGTCCGGCATCCTCGGGATGCACAAGATCGAGAAGCGGGCGGTCGTGATCGCGGATCAGGTCGTCGTGCGGCCCATGATGTACGTCGCGCTGTCGTACGATCACCGGCTGGTCGACGGCGAGCAGGCCGTGACCTTCCTCGTGCGCGTGAAGGAGCGGCTCGAAGACCCCGCGCGGCTCGTCCTGGACGTGTGA
- a CDS encoding TlpA disulfide reductase family protein — MDGDRVRLPRAAVRDALGWELKPQGLCRGERCVLVLAPAELIRDGDVDLAALAKLLGRPLALDAAEGAACLGAAADERAERLRSLDAPDFTLPDVNGRPHTLSGFRGKKVLLVAWASWUGCRYDLPVWQALSEELADRGLVVLTVALDRSADDARPWIEAAKTTHPSLVDSEHVVADLFRIVNVPTGIWIDERGRIVRPNDAVFGTDTFVEMHGIASGPHLEALRAWVTAGAAPFATADDVRAHQVLPTAEEQLARAEFTLAWHLHRRGRIEAAERHFLRAGELAPHDWTIRRGSMPIRGLDPMGEALIPLWNEWAAAGMPYYPPMKPRG; from the coding sequence ATCGACGGGGACCGCGTGCGTCTCCCCCGAGCGGCCGTCCGTGACGCGCTCGGCTGGGAGCTGAAACCGCAGGGGCTCTGTCGCGGCGAGCGGTGCGTGCTCGTCCTGGCCCCTGCCGAGCTCATCCGGGACGGCGACGTCGACCTCGCGGCGTTGGCGAAGCTGCTCGGCCGTCCGCTCGCGCTCGATGCGGCGGAAGGCGCGGCCTGTCTCGGCGCCGCCGCGGACGAGCGTGCGGAGCGCCTGCGGTCGCTCGACGCGCCCGACTTCACGCTCCCCGACGTGAACGGGCGTCCGCACACGCTGTCGGGTTTTCGCGGCAAGAAGGTCCTGCTCGTCGCCTGGGCCTCCTGGTGAGGCTGCCGTTACGACCTGCCGGTCTGGCAGGCCCTGTCCGAAGAGCTGGCTGACCGGGGCCTCGTCGTGCTCACCGTCGCGCTCGATCGCAGCGCCGACGACGCCCGTCCGTGGATCGAGGCCGCGAAGACGACGCATCCTTCGCTCGTCGACAGCGAGCACGTGGTGGCGGATCTCTTCCGCATCGTCAACGTGCCGACCGGCATCTGGATCGACGAGCGCGGCCGCATCGTCCGCCCGAACGACGCGGTCTTCGGCACCGACACGTTCGTCGAGATGCACGGCATCGCGTCCGGACCGCATCTGGAAGCGCTCCGCGCGTGGGTGACGGCGGGCGCCGCCCCCTTCGCCACCGCCGACGACGTGCGCGCCCACCAGGTGCTGCCGACCGCCGAGGAGCAACTGGCCCGCGCCGAGTTCACGCTCGCCTGGCACTTGCACCGCCGCGGACGCATCGAAGCGGCGGAGCGGCATTTCCTGCGGGCGGGCGAGCTCGCTCCCCACGACTGGACGATCCGCCGCGGCTCGATGCCGATCCGCGGCCTCGACCCGATGGGCGAGGCCCTGATCCCGCTCTGGAACGAATGGGCCGCCGCGGGGATGCCGTACTATCCTCCCATGAAGCCGCGCGGCTGA
- a CDS encoding SPFH domain-containing protein, whose protein sequence is MGLIEKLRAEFVDVVEWLDDVPQTLVWRFPRYHNQIKNGAKLVVRPGQVAIFVSGGKIADVFEPGTHVLETKNLPLLSTLQGWKYGFDSPFKAEVCFVATRQVADLKWGTPNPVIVRDPGLGPVRVRAFGTFTLKARDPRRLLTELVGSDATFVADEVTTLVRSIIVNAFAELVGTTATSVVDLAASYPALSERLRRAVVERIDDEYGLDVPQLYLVNVSVPSEVEEALDARSSRAAVGDVDGYRQYQLGRATPVAAANPAGGLAAAGVGLGMGMAYVQGGSSATPPPLPGWHVAEQGRSVGPLDFAALAAEIAAGRVSRETLVWTAGMAAWEPASRVTALQALFPPPLP, encoded by the coding sequence ATGGGACTCATCGAGAAGCTGCGGGCCGAGTTCGTCGACGTCGTCGAGTGGCTCGACGACGTGCCGCAGACGCTGGTGTGGCGCTTCCCGCGCTATCACAACCAGATCAAGAACGGCGCGAAGCTCGTCGTGCGTCCCGGCCAGGTCGCCATCTTCGTCTCGGGCGGCAAGATCGCCGACGTCTTCGAGCCCGGCACGCACGTGCTCGAGACGAAGAACCTGCCGCTCCTCTCGACGCTCCAGGGCTGGAAGTACGGCTTCGACAGCCCGTTCAAGGCCGAGGTGTGCTTCGTCGCCACGCGCCAGGTGGCCGACCTCAAGTGGGGCACTCCGAACCCCGTCATCGTGCGCGACCCGGGTCTGGGGCCGGTCCGCGTGCGGGCGTTCGGCACCTTCACGCTGAAGGCGAGGGATCCGCGGCGCCTCCTGACCGAGCTCGTCGGCAGCGACGCCACGTTCGTCGCGGACGAGGTCACGACCCTCGTGCGCTCGATCATCGTGAACGCCTTCGCCGAGCTGGTCGGCACGACGGCGACGTCGGTCGTCGACCTCGCGGCGTCGTATCCGGCGCTCTCCGAGCGCCTGCGCCGCGCCGTCGTCGAGCGCATCGACGACGAGTACGGCCTCGACGTGCCGCAGCTCTACCTCGTGAACGTCTCCGTTCCGTCGGAGGTCGAGGAGGCGCTCGACGCGCGCTCGAGCCGCGCCGCGGTGGGCGACGTCGACGGCTACCGCCAGTATCAGCTCGGGCGCGCGACGCCCGTCGCGGCCGCGAATCCAGCCGGCGGCCTCGCTGCCGCCGGGGTCGGGCTCGGCATGGGCATGGCGTACGTGCAGGGCGGATCGTCGGCGACGCCGCCGCCCCTTCCGGGCTGGCACGTCGCCGAGCAGGGCCGCTCGGTCGGGCCGCTCGACTTCGCGGCGCTCGCGGCCGAGATCGCCGCGGGGCGCGTCTCGCGCGAGACGCTCGTGTGGACGGCCGGGATGGCCGCGTGGGAGCCGGCGTCGCGGGTGACGGCGCTGCAGGCGCTCTTCCCGCCGCCGCTACCCTAG
- a CDS encoding type IV pilus twitching motility protein PilT, whose product MTMEQLLRWANDNEASDLHLSTGEPPALRVRGDLKRSENPPLSGSEVLRLVESIMNDEQKAELKDNWECDFATALEGVGRYRVNAFIQHRGPGTVLRLIPTEIPTIESLGLTPIFKELCTRERGLILVTGPTGSGKSTTLAAMVREINETWDAHILTVEDPVEFVHQPLRCFVNQREVGMHTKSFSNALRSALREDPDVILVGEMRDLETISLAITAAETGHLVFGTLHTSSAPKTVDRIIDAFPGDQQAQIRSMLSESLEAIIAQTLLKKKGGGRIAAQEILIGVPAVRNLIREQKLHQIPSMMQTGKGVGMCTMDMALQELLKKGLIEASQIPKSPMAGMAGGAAASAA is encoded by the coding sequence GTGACGATGGAACAGCTCCTGCGCTGGGCGAACGACAACGAGGCGTCCGACCTGCACTTGTCCACCGGCGAGCCGCCGGCGCTGCGCGTCCGGGGTGACCTCAAACGCTCCGAGAATCCGCCGCTCTCGGGGTCCGAGGTCCTGCGGCTCGTCGAGTCGATCATGAACGACGAGCAGAAGGCCGAGCTGAAGGACAACTGGGAGTGCGACTTCGCGACCGCGCTCGAGGGCGTCGGCCGCTATCGCGTGAACGCCTTCATCCAGCACCGGGGGCCGGGCACGGTGCTGCGCCTGATTCCGACCGAGATCCCGACCATCGAGTCGCTCGGTCTCACGCCCATCTTCAAGGAGCTCTGCACGCGCGAGCGTGGCCTCATCCTGGTGACCGGCCCCACGGGCTCGGGCAAGTCGACGACGCTCGCGGCCATGGTGCGCGAGATCAACGAGACCTGGGACGCGCACATCCTGACGGTCGAGGATCCGGTCGAGTTCGTGCACCAACCGCTGCGCTGCTTCGTCAACCAGCGCGAAGTCGGCATGCACACGAAGTCGTTCTCGAACGCGCTGCGCAGCGCGCTCCGCGAAGACCCCGACGTCATTCTGGTCGGCGAGATGCGCGACCTCGAGACGATCTCGCTCGCGATCACCGCGGCCGAGACGGGCCACCTCGTGTTCGGGACGCTCCACACCTCGAGCGCGCCCAAGACCGTCGACCGCATCATCGACGCGTTCCCCGGCGATCAGCAGGCGCAGATCCGCTCGATGCTCTCCGAGTCGCTCGAAGCCATCATCGCGCAGACCCTCCTCAAGAAGAAGGGCGGCGGCCGGATCGCGGCGCAGGAGATCCTGATCGGCGTCCCCGCCGTGCGGAACCTCATCCGCGAGCAGAAGCTGCACCAGATCCCGTCGATGATGCAGACGGGCAAGGGCGTCGGGATGTGCACGATGGACATGGCGCTCCAGGAGCTGCTGAAGAAGGGCCTCATCGAGGCCTCGCAGATCCCGAAGTCGCCGATGGCCGGCATGGCCGGCGGCGCCGCGGCAAGCGCGGCCTAG
- a CDS encoding 2-oxoglutarate dehydrogenase E1 component has protein sequence MRGFEAVSLANKDYVADQYRRWKEDPASVDERWAIFFAGFDLGVDGNGHGPAAELGNGAGAQAIVDTGEVRVLGVYGLVQAYRELGHLMAHLNPLAPAPPVHPMLDADEFGFSDADLDRVVDAAPFKGADRLPLRELIERLQATYCRTFAVEYLHIQQAEQRHWLQDRMEPTCNTPALSAESRLQILQHLVTAEGLEQFFQLKYPTAKRFSLEGADALVPMLHTLIETGAEHGVVEMVFGMPHRGRLNVLANVLRKPYEMIVAEFEGALLAREATGDGDVKYHLGYSRDHTTAAGQKVHLSLSPNPSHLEAVNPVIEGMVRAKQNRMQDKERAQVVPILMHGDAAFTGQGVVAETLWLSELTGYRSGGTIHIIVNNQIGFTTPPEFYRFTGQPSDVGKIIQAPIFHVNGDDPEAAVQAARLAIAFRQAFKKDVFINLVCYRRHGHNELDDPTFTQPVMYRQIAAHPTPLAIYRRRLEAAGVASADDADRRIAEFRELMGDAQSYARDFMPRQPVFAFGGLWKGLTWAGDDWTADTRVPAELLEEVAAALPRVPSGFTPLPKAVRLLEQRRDMVTPDGKIDWGCGEALALGTLALEGVGIRMSGQDSGRGTFSHRHAVLHDVETDARFTPLNAIRPTQGHVLILDSMLSENAVLGFEFGFSVAEPHKLVVWEAQFGDFANGAQVIIDQFIACSESKWQRCSGIVLLLPHGYEGQGPEHSSGRLERYLQLCADDNMQVVNLSTPANYFHALRRQMKRSFRKPLVVMSPKSLLRHKAAVSSLRDFTDGAFQTVIDDPARTGAPEAGFALDATKVTRVLLCSGKVYYTLLHERRERAQASVAIVRVEQLHPFPHQELKAILAQYAGARQICWVQEEPQNMGAWTFMEPRLRRLLPDGGTLTYIGRDAAASPATGSYKVHQAEEAEFVGRALAR, from the coding sequence ATGCGTGGCTTCGAGGCCGTCTCGCTCGCGAACAAGGATTACGTCGCGGATCAGTATCGTCGCTGGAAGGAGGATCCCGCGTCGGTCGACGAGCGCTGGGCCATCTTCTTCGCCGGCTTCGACCTCGGCGTCGACGGCAACGGGCACGGACCCGCCGCCGAGCTCGGGAACGGCGCCGGCGCGCAGGCGATCGTCGACACCGGCGAGGTGCGGGTCCTCGGCGTGTACGGGCTCGTGCAGGCGTACCGCGAGCTCGGCCACTTGATGGCGCACCTGAATCCGCTCGCGCCGGCGCCGCCGGTCCACCCGATGCTCGACGCCGACGAGTTCGGCTTTTCCGACGCGGACCTCGATCGCGTGGTCGACGCCGCGCCGTTCAAGGGTGCCGACCGCCTGCCGCTGCGCGAGCTGATCGAGCGCCTGCAGGCGACCTACTGCCGGACGTTCGCGGTCGAGTACCTCCACATCCAGCAAGCCGAGCAGCGCCACTGGCTGCAGGATCGCATGGAGCCGACGTGCAACACGCCCGCGCTCTCCGCCGAGAGTCGGCTGCAGATCCTGCAGCACCTGGTCACGGCCGAAGGCCTCGAGCAGTTCTTCCAGCTGAAGTATCCGACCGCGAAGCGCTTCTCGCTCGAGGGCGCCGATGCGCTCGTGCCGATGCTGCACACCCTCATCGAAACCGGCGCCGAGCACGGCGTCGTCGAGATGGTCTTCGGCATGCCGCACCGCGGGCGCCTGAACGTGCTCGCGAACGTGCTGCGCAAGCCCTACGAGATGATCGTCGCCGAGTTCGAGGGCGCGCTGCTCGCCAGGGAAGCGACGGGTGACGGCGACGTCAAGTACCACCTCGGCTACTCGCGGGATCACACGACGGCGGCGGGACAAAAGGTGCATCTCTCGCTGTCGCCGAACCCGAGCCACCTCGAAGCCGTCAATCCGGTCATCGAGGGCATGGTGCGCGCGAAGCAGAACCGCATGCAGGACAAGGAACGCGCGCAGGTGGTGCCGATCCTCATGCACGGCGACGCGGCGTTCACCGGACAGGGCGTGGTCGCCGAGACGCTGTGGCTCTCCGAGCTCACGGGCTACCGCTCCGGCGGCACGATCCACATCATCGTCAACAACCAGATCGGCTTCACGACCCCGCCCGAGTTCTACCGCTTCACGGGGCAGCCGAGCGACGTGGGCAAGATCATTCAGGCGCCCATCTTCCACGTGAACGGCGACGATCCCGAGGCGGCGGTGCAGGCGGCGCGCCTCGCGATCGCGTTCCGGCAGGCGTTCAAGAAGGACGTGTTCATCAACCTCGTGTGCTACCGCCGTCACGGCCACAACGAGCTCGACGATCCGACCTTCACCCAGCCCGTCATGTACCGCCAGATCGCCGCGCATCCGACGCCGCTCGCCATCTACCGCCGGCGTCTCGAAGCCGCCGGCGTCGCGAGCGCCGACGACGCCGACCGCCGCATCGCGGAATTCCGCGAGCTCATGGGCGACGCGCAGAGCTACGCGCGCGACTTCATGCCGCGCCAGCCGGTGTTCGCGTTCGGCGGCCTGTGGAAGGGGCTCACCTGGGCCGGCGACGACTGGACGGCGGACACGCGCGTGCCGGCCGAGCTGCTCGAGGAAGTGGCGGCGGCGCTGCCGCGCGTGCCGAGCGGCTTCACGCCGCTGCCGAAGGCGGTGAGGCTCCTCGAGCAGCGGCGCGACATGGTCACGCCGGACGGCAAGATCGATTGGGGGTGCGGCGAGGCGCTGGCGCTCGGCACGCTCGCGCTCGAAGGTGTCGGCATCCGCATGAGCGGCCAGGACAGCGGGCGCGGCACGTTCAGCCATCGCCATGCGGTGCTGCACGACGTCGAGACCGACGCACGCTTCACGCCGCTGAACGCCATCCGCCCCACCCAGGGCCACGTGCTGATCCTCGACAGCATGCTCTCGGAGAACGCCGTCCTCGGGTTCGAGTTCGGCTTCAGCGTCGCCGAGCCGCACAAGCTGGTCGTGTGGGAGGCGCAGTTCGGCGACTTCGCCAACGGCGCGCAGGTGATCATCGATCAGTTCATCGCCTGCTCGGAGTCGAAGTGGCAGCGCTGCAGCGGCATCGTCCTGCTCCTGCCGCACGGCTACGAGGGCCAGGGGCCCGAGCACTCGAGCGGGCGCCTCGAGCGCTACCTGCAGCTCTGCGCCGACGACAACATGCAGGTCGTGAACCTCAGCACGCCGGCCAACTACTTCCACGCCCTGCGCCGGCAGATGAAGCGAAGCTTCCGCAAGCCCCTCGTCGTGATGAGCCCGAAGAGCCTGCTCCGTCACAAGGCCGCCGTCTCGAGCCTGCGCGATTTCACCGACGGCGCCTTCCAGACGGTGATCGACGACCCGGCACGCACCGGCGCGCCCGAGGCGGGGTTCGCGCTCGACGCGACGAAGGTGACGCGCGTGCTCTTGTGCAGCGGCAAGGTGTACTACACGCTGCTGCACGAGCGGCGCGAGCGCGCGCAGGCGAGCGTGGCGATCGTGCGGGTCGAGCAGCTCCATCCGTTCCCGCACCAGGAGCTGAAGGCGATCCTCGCACAGTATGCGGGCGCGCGGCAGATCTGCTGGGTGCAGGAAGAGCCGCAGAACATGGGCGCATGGACGTTCATGGAGCCGCGCCTTCGCCGGCTCCTGCCCGACGGCGGCACGCTCACGTACATCGGTCGCGACGCCGCGGCGAGCCCGGCAACCGGCTCCTACAAGGTGCACCAGGCCGAGGAGGCCGAGTTCGTGGGGCGCGCCCTCGCGCGCTAG
- a CDS encoding FKBP-type peptidyl-prolyl cis-trans isomerase: MRYLLVLALTAVLVHPVLAADPQTDDQKAFYALGVGLSKQLTKIQPLSPEEIQMITTGFADSLEGKPIKADPDTFGPKIQEIATKRWAAAGEAEKKKGQEFLEKAAKEKGAKKTESGLIYQEITAGKGDSPKASDTVKVNYRGTLIDGTEFDSSYKRNQPATFPLSGVIKCWTEGVQLMKPGGKAKLVCPSDIAYGERGAPPHIKPGSTLVFEVELLEVGGGGDKPAADKK; this comes from the coding sequence ATGCGATACCTTCTCGTGCTGGCGCTCACCGCGGTCCTCGTCCACCCCGTCCTCGCAGCAGATCCGCAGACCGACGATCAGAAGGCGTTCTACGCCCTCGGGGTCGGGCTCTCCAAGCAGCTCACCAAGATCCAGCCCCTGTCGCCGGAAGAGATCCAGATGATCACGACCGGTTTCGCCGATTCGCTCGAGGGCAAGCCCATCAAGGCTGACCCGGACACGTTCGGGCCGAAGATCCAGGAGATCGCGACCAAGCGGTGGGCCGCCGCAGGCGAAGCCGAGAAGAAGAAGGGACAGGAGTTCCTCGAGAAGGCCGCCAAGGAGAAGGGCGCGAAGAAGACCGAGTCGGGCCTGATCTATCAGGAGATCACCGCCGGCAAGGGCGACTCCCCGAAGGCGAGCGACACGGTGAAGGTGAACTACCGCGGTACGCTCATCGACGGCACCGAGTTCGACAGCTCGTACAAGCGGAACCAGCCTGCGACGTTCCCGCTCTCGGGCGTCATCAAGTGCTGGACCGAGGGCGTGCAGCTCATGAAGCCCGGCGGCAAGGCGAAGCTCGTCTGCCCCTCCGACATCGCCTACGGCGAGCGCGGCGCGCCGCCGCACATCAAGCCCGGCTCGACGCTCGTGTTCGAGGTCGAGCTGCTCGAGGTCGGAGGCGGCGGCGACAAGCCCGCCGCCGACAAGAAGTGA